A genomic region of Fodinisporobacter ferrooxydans contains the following coding sequences:
- a CDS encoding efflux RND transporter periplasmic adaptor subunit, with protein MKNKRVTSMIVLASVSLLAGTALAGCGKAASSNAFLDKKLPVETQMVKMSDIGGGQVFSGQITPETLTNVASKLNGKVTNVMVHVGDHVTAGQSLATIDTSQLQQQLQQSQSTVAVDQAQVNQAQNNQQNSLANAKSSVEADQAQLAKAQLDHANSIISAQQSVDTAKIQFDKAQTDQANSIAQAQQAVAVAQAAVEQAKANHAAALASANASVGSAQSSYDNSKQGTDNNIKQLQLAADQAKTAYNDALQQFSVGVTQGTYAQYQANIDAAYTKYLQAQLQLSQAEAQNTVTDSSLQAPLQAAQVALQNAQNSKDVDVALANYNQSVVKLTQLQGDASSVKLSQQQLAQANQNLQVAQNSTSGIAVAKAQLDQANQSVAAAQSGDGVAVAQAQLQAAETNVNVINEQLQDGVLKSPVDGVVTAINAPVGQMAGGTGSVVSIASTSPTIATVNVPEATIGKVKIGTDMLVNIPTLNQSMQGKVLHIHPMMDSVTKSYGVDIQVNDPKQQLLPGMFVEASLKSEGRQAIMVPADAILSEANGNAAFIIDHGKAKKVLVQIGEMTSTEYEIKSGLHVGDQVVVKGEELLSDGAPVDIVKPGANGSSGKSNTAGGNK; from the coding sequence TTGAAGAATAAAAGAGTAACATCCATGATTGTACTCGCATCCGTATCGCTGCTTGCCGGCACCGCTTTGGCAGGTTGCGGCAAGGCGGCGTCATCGAACGCATTTCTGGACAAAAAATTGCCGGTGGAAACACAAATGGTGAAAATGTCCGATATCGGCGGCGGGCAGGTCTTTTCCGGCCAGATCACGCCGGAGACGTTGACGAACGTAGCTTCCAAATTGAACGGCAAAGTAACAAATGTCATGGTGCATGTCGGCGATCATGTAACAGCGGGACAGTCCTTGGCGACCATTGATACTAGCCAATTGCAGCAACAGTTGCAGCAAAGCCAAAGCACCGTTGCCGTGGATCAGGCACAGGTCAATCAAGCACAAAACAATCAACAAAATTCCTTAGCCAATGCAAAATCTTCCGTTGAAGCGGACCAGGCCCAGTTGGCAAAAGCGCAATTGGATCACGCCAACAGCATCATTTCCGCACAGCAGTCAGTCGATACGGCAAAGATCCAGTTCGACAAGGCGCAAACGGATCAAGCCAACAGCATCGCACAGGCACAGCAAGCGGTAGCTGTCGCCCAGGCGGCTGTAGAACAAGCCAAAGCCAATCATGCTGCAGCCTTGGCAAGTGCGAATGCATCGGTCGGTTCCGCACAATCGAGTTATGATAATTCCAAGCAAGGAACAGATAACAATATCAAGCAATTGCAGTTGGCGGCCGATCAAGCGAAGACCGCATATAACGATGCGCTGCAGCAGTTTAGCGTCGGTGTCACACAAGGGACGTATGCCCAATATCAGGCGAATATTGATGCGGCATATACCAAATACCTGCAAGCACAGTTGCAATTAAGCCAGGCGGAAGCGCAAAACACCGTCACCGACTCCTCCCTGCAAGCGCCTTTACAGGCAGCACAAGTCGCGCTGCAAAATGCACAAAACTCCAAAGATGTCGATGTGGCATTGGCCAACTACAATCAATCGGTTGTGAAACTGACACAGTTGCAAGGGGATGCCTCCAGTGTGAAATTGAGCCAACAGCAGTTGGCACAAGCGAATCAAAACCTGCAAGTCGCGCAGAATTCCACATCGGGGATTGCCGTGGCAAAGGCACAATTGGATCAAGCGAATCAATCGGTCGCAGCCGCACAGTCCGGCGATGGGGTTGCCGTGGCACAAGCCCAATTGCAAGCGGCAGAAACCAATGTCAATGTCATCAACGAGCAGTTGCAGGACGGCGTATTAAAGTCGCCGGTAGATGGCGTAGTGACAGCGATCAATGCACCGGTGGGGCAAATGGCGGGCGGGACAGGCTCTGTCGTTTCCATCGCGTCTACATCTCCGACGATTGCGACAGTCAATGTGCCGGAAGCGACGATTGGCAAAGTGAAAATCGGCACAGATATGCTTGTGAACATTCCAACGTTGAATCAGTCCATGCAGGGAAAAGTACTACATATTCATCCGATGATGGATTCTGTAACCAAATCCTACGGCGTGGATATTCAGGTGAATGATCCGAAGCAGCAATTGCTGCCTGGCATGTTTGTCGAAGCATCCCTGAAAAGCGAAGGCCGCCAAGCGATCATGGTGCCTGCAGATGCGATCTTGAGCGAGGCCAACGGCAATGCGGCATTTATCATTGATCACGGCAAGGCGAAGAAAGTCCTCGTCCAGATCGGCGAAATGACCAGCACAGAGTATGAGATTAAAAGCGGCCTGCATGTGGGCGATCAGGTTGTCGTCAAAGGGGAAGAGCTCCTGTCAGACGGTGCGCCTGTGGATATTGTAAAGCCTGGGGCAAATGGTTCTTCCGGTAAAAGCAACACCGCAGGAGGAAACAAATGA
- a CDS encoding Uma2 family endonuclease, with product MSLHDPRKRYTYQDYLNWTMEERYELIDGIPYSMSPAPSPRHQDIVRELLTEFTLFLRNTSCKVYSAPLDVRLLSEDKADDQVSNVVQPDLTVICDSSKIDHRGCNGSPDLLIEILSPSTHRMDKLIKYRLYEQAKVKEYWIIDPVNETVEIHTLNDGQRYQIQNVYTKEDVFAVAVGMFEGFVIDLKAIFI from the coding sequence ATGAGCCTGCACGACCCGCGTAAACGCTACACATACCAAGATTACTTAAATTGGACAATGGAAGAGCGATACGAACTGATTGACGGGATTCCCTACAGTATGTCTCCCGCACCATCACCCAGACACCAGGATATTGTAAGAGAACTGCTGACCGAATTTACACTCTTTCTGCGAAATACATCCTGTAAAGTGTATAGCGCACCGCTTGATGTTCGTCTGTTGTCTGAAGATAAGGCTGACGATCAAGTGTCGAATGTCGTGCAACCGGATTTGACCGTGATCTGTGATTCCTCCAAGATCGATCATAGAGGATGCAATGGAAGCCCTGATTTGCTTATTGAAATTTTGTCCCCATCCACGCACCGAATGGATAAATTAATCAAATACCGCCTATATGAGCAAGCCAAAGTGAAAGAATACTGGATTATCGATCCGGTGAATGAAACGGTTGAAATCCACACATTGAATGACGGGCAACGATACCAAATCCAAAACGTATATACAAAAGAAGATGTATTTGCCGTTGCCGTTGGAATGTTTGAGGGCTTCGTCATCGATTTAAAGGCAATATTTATCTGA
- a CDS encoding efflux RND transporter permease subunit: MSHKEQAQSDKVGIAGKIARMFINSKLTPLLVVAMLLMGMFAVMTTPREEEPQISVPMVDVYIPYPGATAHDVENRITKVMEKKLWKVNGVEYLYSTSNPGMAMITARFKVGSNLDQSLVRLYNALMSNVDALPQGAQQPLVKPKTIDDVPIVSFTLWSNQMDDYSLRRISTVVSDEVNKIQNVAKTTVIGGKQREMRIEVNPKQLAAYHVSPLAIQQTLNQANQSLPAGTFDQGNTNNQVKTGQYLTNKDEIANLVIGVYDNRPIYVKDVAKIVDGPGTRQNYVIFAPGPQAAEKGITEKPGHTYPAVTIDVSKKPGTNAVNLSDKVIKKINDLKGKVIPDNVHVTITRNYGATAQDKVNELIKHLLIATVSVVLLIGVVLGVREALVVGVAVPVTLAMALFLSEMYGYTLNRVTLFALIFAIGILVDDAIVVVENIHRWFHRGAHPPMKAAVLAVNEVGNPTILATITVITTLLPMAFVRGMMGPYMAPIPINASVSMLFSLLVAFVVTPWFAYRFLKKPDGHMLEPAQPAVYELKGFARRYANIIQMFLYQKGKRTIFFLSIIVLLAGSLSLFYTKAVPLKMLPFDNKSELQVVIDMPAGSTLQETTNATKAIGDYLATVKEVTDYEMYAGTSSPFNFNGLVRHYYLRKGPNVADIQVNLVDKNLRQEQSHDIAKRIRGPIQQIAAKFHANAKIVEDPPGPPVQDTIVLEIYGNDKQEQYQVAKQAEKIFRETKGVVDVDTSMVAAQPEYRFTINDKARLNGITDQEVVNTLQMMLQGAQVGLLHPAHELDPVVIKVQPPKADRSSIEALKSIQIPTPQGKLVPLGEIADIQKGTIEQPLYRKNLRSVTYVYGDVAGYTESPLYSIAAMWNKIGAIQTNDGTHIKQYLTTEPWLENGISVKWDGESQITFEVFRDMGIAYAVALIIMYLLIVGWFQSFLTPLIIMSPIPLTLIGVIPGHWMFGAFFTATSMIGVIALAGIIVRNSILLVEFANQRREEGISIGEAVIEAGIVRAKPIILTAAAVVVGSFVILFDPIFQGLAISLMFGTIASTILTLFLIPVIYFMVETKKMKKESMRSTSLFHDQKIEM, translated from the coding sequence ATGAGTCACAAAGAACAGGCACAATCGGATAAGGTTGGAATCGCCGGCAAAATCGCCCGCATGTTCATCAATTCCAAACTGACACCCTTGTTGGTAGTTGCCATGTTATTGATGGGGATGTTTGCCGTCATGACGACACCGCGGGAAGAAGAACCGCAAATTTCCGTCCCGATGGTTGACGTATATATTCCCTATCCTGGAGCGACCGCGCATGACGTAGAAAATCGCATTACCAAAGTCATGGAAAAAAAACTATGGAAAGTCAATGGCGTTGAATATCTGTATTCGACTTCGAATCCGGGCATGGCCATGATAACGGCTCGTTTCAAAGTCGGCAGCAACCTCGATCAGAGTCTCGTACGGCTTTATAATGCGCTCATGTCCAACGTAGACGCATTGCCGCAAGGTGCGCAACAGCCCCTTGTAAAACCCAAGACGATTGACGATGTGCCGATTGTTTCCTTTACGCTCTGGAGCAATCAAATGGATGACTATTCGTTGCGCAGAATTTCGACAGTCGTGAGTGATGAAGTCAATAAGATTCAAAATGTCGCAAAAACAACTGTGATCGGCGGCAAACAGCGGGAAATGCGCATTGAAGTCAATCCGAAACAGTTGGCAGCGTATCATGTATCGCCGTTAGCCATCCAGCAAACGTTAAACCAAGCCAACCAATCCTTGCCTGCCGGTACGTTTGACCAAGGCAACACAAACAATCAAGTAAAAACGGGGCAGTATCTGACAAACAAAGATGAGATCGCAAACCTGGTCATCGGCGTGTACGATAACCGTCCGATCTATGTAAAAGACGTAGCCAAAATCGTAGACGGTCCGGGCACACGGCAGAATTACGTAATTTTCGCACCCGGACCGCAGGCTGCGGAAAAAGGAATTACGGAAAAGCCAGGCCATACCTATCCGGCTGTTACGATTGATGTGTCAAAAAAGCCGGGGACAAATGCCGTCAATCTTTCCGATAAAGTGATCAAAAAAATCAACGACTTAAAAGGCAAAGTCATTCCTGATAATGTACATGTGACGATCACCCGCAATTATGGGGCAACCGCCCAGGACAAAGTCAATGAGTTGATCAAGCATCTGCTGATCGCGACCGTTTCCGTGGTGCTGTTGATCGGAGTCGTCCTGGGCGTGCGGGAAGCGTTGGTTGTCGGTGTTGCCGTACCTGTGACGCTGGCAATGGCCCTGTTTTTAAGTGAAATGTATGGCTATACGTTAAATCGGGTGACTTTGTTTGCCTTGATCTTTGCCATCGGTATCCTGGTCGATGACGCGATTGTGGTAGTGGAAAACATTCACCGCTGGTTTCATCGCGGCGCGCATCCTCCCATGAAAGCTGCTGTGCTTGCCGTCAATGAAGTCGGCAACCCGACGATCCTTGCTACCATTACCGTGATTACGACATTGCTGCCGATGGCTTTTGTCAGAGGGATGATGGGACCCTATATGGCTCCGATTCCGATCAATGCGTCTGTTTCCATGCTGTTTTCCTTGCTTGTCGCATTTGTCGTCACGCCATGGTTTGCCTATCGTTTTCTGAAAAAACCGGACGGCCACATGTTGGAGCCGGCACAACCTGCTGTTTATGAGTTGAAGGGATTTGCGCGCCGATATGCAAACATCATTCAAATGTTTCTATATCAAAAAGGGAAACGGACCATATTCTTCTTGAGCATCATCGTGTTGTTAGCCGGATCCCTAAGCCTTTTCTACACAAAAGCGGTTCCGTTAAAAATGTTGCCGTTTGACAACAAGAGTGAGCTGCAAGTGGTGATCGACATGCCGGCCGGCAGCACATTGCAAGAAACGACGAACGCCACCAAAGCAATCGGCGATTACCTGGCGACGGTCAAGGAAGTTACGGATTATGAAATGTATGCAGGCACATCCTCTCCATTTAATTTCAATGGATTGGTTCGCCATTACTATTTGCGAAAAGGTCCGAACGTCGCCGATATTCAGGTTAATTTGGTTGACAAAAATCTGCGTCAAGAGCAAAGCCACGATATTGCGAAACGAATTCGCGGACCGATTCAACAAATTGCGGCGAAATTTCATGCAAATGCAAAGATAGTGGAAGATCCGCCGGGACCGCCTGTGCAGGATACGATTGTATTAGAAATTTACGGCAATGATAAACAAGAGCAATACCAAGTCGCAAAGCAAGCAGAAAAAATCTTCCGCGAAACAAAAGGCGTTGTCGATGTCGACACATCGATGGTAGCCGCACAACCGGAATACCGTTTTACGATCAATGACAAAGCGCGTTTAAATGGAATTACCGACCAAGAAGTTGTCAATACATTGCAAATGATGCTGCAAGGCGCTCAAGTAGGACTTCTGCATCCGGCCCATGAACTAGATCCGGTCGTGATCAAGGTGCAGCCTCCGAAAGCAGACCGTTCCAGCATCGAAGCATTAAAGAGCATACAAATTCCGACGCCACAAGGAAAATTGGTGCCGCTTGGGGAGATTGCCGATATTCAAAAGGGTACGATTGAGCAGCCTTTATATCGCAAAAACTTGCGCAGCGTTACATATGTATATGGCGACGTTGCCGGATATACGGAAAGTCCTTTATATTCCATTGCTGCCATGTGGAATAAAATCGGCGCCATTCAAACGAATGACGGCACACATATCAAGCAATACCTGACGACTGAGCCCTGGCTGGAAAATGGAATCAGCGTCAAATGGGACGGCGAATCGCAAATTACATTTGAAGTATTCCGCGATATGGGAATTGCGTATGCGGTTGCCTTGATCATCATGTATTTGCTGATCGTCGGCTGGTTCCAATCGTTCCTGACGCCGCTGATCATCATGTCGCCCATTCCTTTGACATTAATCGGCGTGATTCCGGGACATTGGATGTTTGGAGCATTCTTTACGGCCACATCCATGATCGGCGTCATTGCACTGGCGGGAATTATCGTACGAAATTCCATTCTGCTTGTAGAATTCGCCAATCAGCGGCGAGAGGAAGGAATTTCGATCGGAGAGGCCGTGATCGAAGCGGGAATTGTCCGGGCGAAACCGATTATTCTGACTGCAGCAGCCGTTGTAGTAGGTTCATTTGTCATCTTGTTCGACCCGATTTTTCAGGGCTTGGCCATTTCCTTGATGTTCGGGACGATCGCTTCTACGATTTTGACATTATTTTTGATTCCGGTGATTTACTTTATGGTGGAAACGAAGAAGATGAAAAAGGAATCCATGCGATCAACTTCTCTATTTCATGATCAAAAAATCGAGATGTGA
- a CDS encoding efflux RND transporter periplasmic adaptor subunit, with amino-acid sequence MKWKKIIFFLVLPVSAFILILGGFFTHKIRPGNVQLEMKEVKGVKLLKIQGNQYQSTLSVPGTVVSQENTTISSKIMATVKNILVKKGQIIHKGEPLLLLDSSQVAATADQAKAGIAVAQATQQTVDQSIKVAQSAADQVHTQIQQANAALQAAQAQFTNAKTNFDRISGLLAAGAASQQDYDNAKTNYTSAQAAVDKATANVDSAEAAYKQALQSVAAAKSRIGETDAQIQQAGAAYASASISQSDATILAPFDGKFIDTLVNIGDMASPGLPLVKVEKPPYYLEVYLDESKQNNIHLGDKIPVTIGTDKKTLTGTVAEIVPHVDPNTRKFKVKILLPSSQDIVSGMYGEAAVPDGSEKGMFVPESAIVRWSQFTGVFVVDDKDITHLRYVNLGRSQNGNVEVLSGLNVGDKVVISPVDKITDQEKVVPAS; translated from the coding sequence ATGAAGTGGAAAAAAATCATATTCTTTTTGGTGCTTCCTGTTTCGGCATTTATACTTATACTTGGCGGTTTTTTCACACATAAAATTCGTCCGGGCAATGTACAGCTTGAGATGAAAGAAGTAAAAGGTGTCAAACTCCTGAAAATACAAGGAAATCAGTATCAGTCGACTTTGAGTGTGCCTGGTACTGTGGTTTCACAGGAGAATACGACAATTTCCAGCAAAATCATGGCTACTGTAAAAAATATACTGGTCAAAAAGGGGCAAATCATTCACAAGGGAGAGCCATTGCTACTGCTGGATTCATCCCAGGTTGCAGCAACTGCAGACCAGGCAAAAGCCGGTATCGCCGTTGCACAGGCAACCCAGCAAACGGTTGATCAATCGATTAAGGTTGCCCAATCGGCTGCAGATCAGGTACATACACAAATCCAACAGGCAAATGCTGCCTTGCAAGCCGCACAGGCCCAATTCACCAATGCAAAGACAAATTTCGACCGCATATCCGGTCTTTTGGCAGCGGGTGCAGCCAGCCAACAAGACTATGACAATGCCAAAACCAATTACACAAGCGCGCAGGCTGCCGTAGATAAAGCCACGGCCAATGTCGATTCTGCCGAGGCCGCTTATAAGCAGGCGTTGCAGTCTGTTGCTGCTGCGAAAAGCAGGATTGGCGAGACAGATGCACAAATCCAGCAAGCAGGAGCCGCGTATGCCAGTGCGTCCATTTCGCAAAGCGATGCCACGATACTTGCACCGTTTGACGGGAAATTTATTGATACCCTCGTTAATATAGGAGACATGGCTTCCCCAGGCCTGCCGCTGGTAAAAGTGGAGAAGCCTCCCTATTATCTTGAGGTTTATCTGGATGAAAGCAAACAAAACAATATTCATCTTGGCGATAAAATTCCTGTCACAATTGGCACGGATAAAAAAACTTTGACAGGCACCGTGGCGGAAATCGTTCCGCACGTAGATCCCAATACACGCAAATTTAAAGTGAAAATTTTACTTCCATCATCACAAGATATCGTCAGTGGAATGTATGGAGAAGCAGCTGTTCCCGATGGAAGCGAGAAAGGAATGTTCGTTCCTGAATCGGCGATCGTGCGCTGGTCACAATTTACCGGTGTCTTTGTGGTTGATGACAAGGACATTACCCATTTGCGCTATGTCAATCTTGGCCGCTCACAAAACGGCAATGTGGAAGTGTTGAGCGGACTCAATGTCGGAGACAAAGTTGTCATCAGCCCGGTCGATAAAATCACCGATCAGGAAAAGGTGGTGCCTGCATCATGA
- a CDS encoding peroxiredoxin family protein, which yields MNTKKVVIMALHSDLESAYPPLNISVGAVSSGATVVLAFARDGVDILNSNYIPIPSKGRGYLANALSDFGAPSIQELLSIASEMGVRFIIVDQDAVDTDWNVESKPIKWILNEAASADLFLHF from the coding sequence TTGAATACAAAAAAGGTTGTTATCATGGCATTGCACAGTGATCTTGAGTCGGCGTATCCTCCTTTAAATATATCAGTTGGCGCAGTATCATCAGGTGCGACAGTTGTTCTGGCTTTTGCCAGAGACGGCGTAGATATTCTCAATTCCAACTATATTCCCATTCCTTCAAAAGGAAGAGGATATTTGGCAAATGCATTAAGTGATTTTGGCGCACCTTCCATTCAAGAACTTTTATCCATCGCCTCCGAAATGGGAGTCAGATTTATTATCGTAGATCAAGATGCGGTTGACACAGATTGGAATGTCGAAAGCAAACCGATCAAATGGATTTTAAACGAGGCAGCTAGTGCAGATTTGTTTTTGCATTTTTAA
- a CDS encoding DsrE/DsrF/DrsH-like family protein: MAEKRTIYFVTKSENAPIVLFEAIEKSKNEEIMIFFDLDGARVLDEDFAREMTQEMNTDILLLLKSALLSGVKMFACQMNVMLASKLKCFEGVEFAGVVTFLNYAYEADAVLSY; encoded by the coding sequence ATGGCTGAAAAACGGACGATCTATTTTGTGACGAAAAGTGAAAATGCGCCAATAGTTCTTTTCGAGGCAATAGAAAAGTCGAAAAATGAGGAAATCATGATTTTTTTCGACCTGGATGGAGCAAGAGTATTGGATGAAGATTTTGCAAGAGAAATGACTCAAGAAATGAATACTGACATTCTGCTTCTTCTAAAATCCGCCTTGCTGTCAGGAGTAAAAATGTTTGCATGTCAAATGAATGTGATGCTGGCAAGCAAATTAAAGTGTTTCGAAGGAGTAGAATTTGCGGGAGTTGTTACATTCTTGAATTATGCGTATGAAGCTGATGCAGTATTAAGTTATTAA
- a CDS encoding thioredoxin family protein, protein MGPVVEKLEGEYGNIHFAYVDADQNPELPGRYNVMGLPTLILFKNGKPQDPLVGFQPESNIRTYLQ, encoded by the coding sequence CTGGGGCCAGTCGTCGAAAAACTGGAAGGGGAATATGGCAATATTCATTTTGCATATGTCGATGCCGATCAAAATCCGGAATTGCCGGGAAGATATAACGTCATGGGGCTGCCGACGCTGATTTTATTCAAAAATGGCAAACCACAGGATCCATTGGTCGGATTTCAACCGGAGTCCAATATTCGTACCTATCTTCAATAA